In Anaerolineales bacterium, the genomic stretch CCCGAACGCCTCGCCCGCGGCCAGGGTCTCGGGAGTCGGATTGCCGGGGAAGGGGAGACTGTCGAGGATCTCCCATTGCAGCGCCTCGGCGGTCTTTTTGAATCCCGCCTGCCCGCCGCCGCTCCACCCGTAGCTGCCGAAGTAGGCCGCCTTGCGTCCGGCGAGATGCTTGGCCTCGACCACCGCCAGCGCGGCGGACATGATCGGCAACAACTGGCCTTCGTAGGTCGGCGCGCCGACCACCACGCCGCGTCCGGCGTAGAGCGCCGGCAGGATGTAGCTGATGTTGGTGTGGGCTACGTCGAACACCCTCACCGGCACGCTCGCGCCGGCGATCCCGCGCGCGACGGCGTTCATCATCGCCTCGGTCGCGCCGTACATCGTGGCGTACATCAGCGTGACCTCCGGCCGGGGACTGTCGATCGCGTATCCGCACCAGCGTTTGTAGAGCTCGATGATCCTTTCCGGCCGCTTGCGCCAGATCAGCCCGTGCGACGGGGCGACGATCGCAACCGGCAACGCGGCCAGCTTGTCGATCGCCCGCAGGACCATCCGGCTGAATTTGGCGACGATGTTGGCAAAGTAGCGCTCGGCCTCGCGCTCATAATATTCCACCGAATCGTATTCGTCGTCGAAAACCGCGCCGTCGAGCGCCCCGAACCCTCCGAATCCGTCGCAGGAAAACAGGACGTTCCCCGGCGT encodes the following:
- a CDS encoding FprA family A-type flavoprotein; the encoded protein is MTETVEIAPGIHWIGVNDRTTDLFEGMWPISGEGVSYNAYLIRDGKPALIDLVKALKGEDFLRRIQGLVDVSKLEYIVINHMEPDHTGVLKTIAAAAPGAVLICTEKARGMLKSFYGITERIHTVKDGETIPLGTHTLTFYETPLVHWPETMMTWATPGNVLFSCDGFGGFGALDGAVFDDEYDSVEYYEREAERYFANIVAKFSRMVLRAIDKLAALPVAIVAPSHGLIWRKRPERIIELYKRWCGYAIDSPRPEVTLMYATMYGATEAMMNAVARGIAGASVPVRVFDVAHTNISYILPALYAGRGVVVGAPTYEGQLLPIMSAALAVVEAKHLAGRKAAYFGSYGWSGGGQAGFKKTAEALQWEILDSLPFPGNPTPETLAAGEAFGVKFARAVQNTSQEKTADG